In Actinoplanes octamycinicus, the genomic window TCGGCGATCCGGCCTGGGCCGACCTGCCCGGGCCCGACCCGGTCCTCGGGCGGCTGGTGACGAACCGGCCGGAGCTGCCCGCCCTGGCCTTCGGGATCCAGAAGTCGGAGTGGGCCGTCCGGGTGACGCCGTGGCCGGTGGCCGGCTTGGTCCGCGAGGACCGGTTCATCGCGGCCGAGCCGATGGCTGGGGCGCGCGCGGACCGGCTGGTGACCGGCGACGCCGAGCCGGCGCGCGCGGAACGGCTCGTGACCGGCGACGCCGAGCCGGCGCGCGCGGAACGGCTCGTGACCGGCGACGCCGAGCCGGCGCGCGCGGAACGGCTCGTGACCAGCGACGCGGAGTCGGTGCGCGCGGAACGGCTGGTGACCGGCGACGAGGAGTCGGTGCGCGGGGAACGGCTGGTGGGCGGTGCGGCTGGGGACGTGGCGGAGCTGGCCGGCGCGCCGGTGTTCTGCGGTGGGCTGCTGGTCGGGGTGACCGGCGACGGGCTGGCGGTGACCTCGGTCAGCGCCCTGTGCCGGGACCGAGGTTTTCAGGAGGCCGCCGGGCCCGCGGTGCCCCGGCTGTCGCCGGTCGAGCTGGCCGCGGCGCAGCTGACCGAGCCGGACGATCCGCGGTCGCCGGCGTCGCTGCTGCGGGCCGGGGCCCGGGTGGTCGGCTTCCGCGGCCGGCACCGGCTGATGGACGAGCTGGGCGCCTGGTGTTCCGGGGCCGGGTTCGCGGCGCTGCTGCTGCACGGGCCGGTCGGGCAGGGCAAGTCCCGGGTCGCCCACGAGCTGGCCGGGCGGCTGACCGCGGGCGGCTGGGCGACGCTGTGGCTGGACGAGGCGGCCCCGGACGAGGCGGTCGCCGCGGTCGCCGACGTGGTGGTGCCGCTGCTGATCGTGGTGGACGGCGCGGAGAGCCGTCCCGAGCAGCTGCGGGCGCTGCTGGCGGCCTGCGCCCGGCACGACGGGGCGCGGCCGCTGCGGGTGCTGCTGCTGGCCCGGACGGCCGGGGACTGGTGGCAGCTGGCGCGTTCCGACCGGCTGCTCGAGGGCACGGCGGTGGTGGCGTTGCCGGTGCTGCACGACGAGCCGGACGGGCGGGCCGAGGCGTACCGGCAGGCGGTCCACGACCTGGCCGCGGTGCTGCCGCGGGTGCCCGGGCACGCCGCGCACCACTGGCCGGCGCTGGCCGAGAAGCTGTCCGCGGCGCCGTACGACGCCGGCGGGCGGGCGCTGACCGTGCAGATGCGGGCGCTCGCCGACCTGCTCGACGCGGCCGGGTTCGGCGCCGCGCTGACCCGGCACAAACCGGTCGAGGACCGGCTGCTCACCCACGAGCAGCGCTACTGGTCGTTCACCGCCGCCTGGCACGGGCTGGACCTGCCGGAGCCGGTGGCGCAGGACGTGCTGGCCGTCGCGGCGCTGGTCCGGCCGGACAGCGTGGAGCAGGCCGACCGCCTGCTGGCCGGCGTCGCCGGGCTGCCCGCGGACCGGCGGGCCCCGGTCCGGGCCTGGCTGGCCGACCTCTTCCCGGCCGGCGCCGGGCGGCCGTGGGGCGGGCTGCGGCCGGACCGGCTCGCCGAGCGGTTCGCCGGGCAGCGCCTGGCCGCCTCCCCCGGCCTGGTCACCCCGCTGCTGCCGGTGCTCACCGACAGCCAGCGGCGGCGGGTGCTGACCGGGTGGGCGCGGGCGGCCCGGCACACCGACCTGACCGACCGGCTCACCGTGCCGCTGACCAGCCTCTGCCTGCGGCACGCCGACCTGCTCGCGGCGGCCACCGCCGAGGCGGCGACCAGCGTCGCGGCGCCCGGGCCGCTGGTCACCGCGCTGCGCCGGATCGCCGCCGATCCGGCCTCCGACGTGGACCGGCTGGTGGCGATCGCGGACCGGCTGCCCCGGCTCGGCGACCTCGCCCCGCTGGCCGTCGAGATCACCCAGCGGCTCACCGACCTGCACCGGCGGGCCGGGCGGACCGCGGAGCTGGCCGCCGCGCTGCACAACCTGTCGGTCCGGCTCGGTGACCTGGACCGGCACCCGGCGGCGCTGGCCGCGATCGAGGAGGCGGTGGTGCTGCACCGGCGGCTCGCCGCGGAGCAGCCGGAGACCTACGAGGCGGCGCTGGCCCGGTCGCTGAGCAGCCTGGCGGTCCGGCTCGGCGTGCTGGAGCAGCCGGAGCCGGCGCTGGTCGCGGTGGCCGAGGCGACCGAGCTCTACGGGCGGCTCACCGAGCGGGACGCCGGGGCGTACCGGGCGGATCTGGCCGGGGCGTTGCTGAACCTGTCGCTCGCGTTCGGGGCGGTCGAGCAGTATCCGCAGGCCCTGGCGGCGGCGGAGCAGGCGGTGGCGCTGCACCGGCAGCTCGTCGAGGAGCGGCCGGAGGCCTATCTGGCGGATCTGGCGGCGGCGTTGAGCGTGCTCGGGATCAGTTTGGGGATCCTGGACCGCAACGAGCCGAGCCGGGCGGTGGCCGAGGAGGCGGTGGCCCTCCGGCGGCGGCTGGCCGAGCAGCGGCCGGAGGCGTTCCTGCCGGGTCTGGCGTCGGCGCTGACCGATCTGGCGGTGCGGCGCATCGTGCTCGGCGAGAAGGACGACGCGCTGGAGGCGGTGGAGGAGGCGCTCACGATCCGCTACCAGCTCGCCGAGGAACGGCCGGAGAGCGTCGACGCCGAGGGGCTGGAGTGGTCGTTGCACGTGCACCGGGTGATCTCCGGCCAGGAGGGCGAGTAGGCACAGCGCCTGGGCGTACCGAAGGTGAATTGTGGGTTTGTTGTGAAGAACTCCCACGGGATCCGGTGAGCGAAGGGAAGCCCGCAGGAACCGCACAGGATTTTCACAAGTCGGCCCTACGGTCGCCTCCTCACGAACGACGAGGGGGAGGCCGAGATGTGCGGTCTGAGCGCATACTTCAGCAGCCGGTCCGATGCCGGGCCGCTGGATGAGGCGGGCGCGGCTGCCTTCGCCGCCGCACTGGAGACGATGCGGCACCGGGGGCCGGACGACACCCGGGTCGTGCACGGCAACGGTTACGCGCTCGGGTTCAACCGGCTGGCGATCATCGACCGGGAGCAGTCGGTGCAGCCGCTGCACTACGCGGACCGGTGGTCGGTGGTCTTCAACGGGGAGATCTACAACTACCAGGAGCTGCGGGCCGAGCTGATCCGGGAGCACGGCGCCACCTTCGCCACGCAGGGCGACAGCGAGGTGCTCGCGGCCGCCTTCCACTACTGGGGTGAGGCGGCGCTGCCCCGGCTGCGCGGCATGTTCGCCTTCGTGGCCTACGACCACCGGACCGGGACGGTGCACGCGGCCCGGGACGCGTTCGGGATCAAGCCGCTCTACCTGCTGGAGACCGCCGACGGCCTGTGGCTGGCCAGCGAGCGCAAGGCCCTCGACCCGTTCGCGGCGCCGGCCGGCGCGGCCCTGCACACCGACGCGATCGGGCACTACCTGACCTTCCAGTACGTGCCGGACCCGATCACCCTGCACCGGCACATCCGGCGGCTGCCGCCCGGGCACCGGCTGGTCTGGACGCCCGGCGGCGGGGTCCGCGAGCACCGCTGGTTCCGGCCGTCGCTGCGGCCGTTGCGCCTGCAGCCCGAGGTCGCCCACCAGGCGATCCAGGACGCGCTGCGGGCCAGCGTCCGCAAGCACCTGCGGGCCGACGTGCCGGTCGGCACGTTCCTGTCCTCCGGCGTCGACTCGTCCGCGGTGGCCGCGCTGGCCGCCGAGGCGCAGCCGGGCATCCACGCCTTCACCGCCGGGTTCGCCGCCGACGGCTACTCGGAGATCGACGTCGCCCAGGACACCGCCCGCCAGTTGGGCATCCCGCTGACCCCGACGGTGGTCACCGACGAGCAGGTCCTCGCCGAGCTGCCGCGGATCGTGCAGCTGCTCGACGACCCGGTGGCCGACCCGTCGCTGATCCCGCTCTACTTCCTGGCCCGCACCGCCTCGCGGTACGTCACCGTGGTGCTCTCCGGCGAGGGCGCCGACGAGCTGTTCGGCGGCTACACGATCTACCGCGAGCCGCTTTCCCTGTCCACCGTCGACAAGCTGCCGCCGAGCGTCAAACGCGGCCTCCACCACCTGGCCCACGTCCTGCCCGAGGGGGTGCGCGGCCGGTCCTTCCTGGAGCGCGGCACCACCCCGATCGAGCAGCGTTACTACGGCAACGCCCGGATCTTCGACCCGGACGAGAAGGCCCGGCTCATGCGCTTCACCGCCGAGCCGCACACGGCGATCACCGCGCAGCTGTACGCCGAGACCGCCGACGTCGACGAGGTGGCCTCCATGCAGTACGTGGACCTGCACACCTGGCTGCCCGGCGACATCCTGGTCAAGGCCGACCGGATGAGCATGGCGCACAGCCTGGAGCTGCGCGTCCCGTTCCTGGACCAGCAGGTCTACGCGGCCGCCGCCGGCCTGGCCACCGAGCTCAAGCTGCCGCACGGCTCGCGCAGCACCAAGGCGGCCCTGCGCGAGGCGATGCGCGGCATCGTCCCGGAGTCCGTGCGGGACCGCACCAAGCTGGGCTTCCCCACCCCCACCCGGCTGTGGCTGCGCGGCCAGATCGGCGACTGGGTGGACCACCTGCTGGCCACCTCGCAGACCGGTCACCTGCTCGACCTGGACTATGCCCGGGGCCTGCTGGCCGAGCACCGGGCCGGGACCGCCGACCGCTCCCGCAAGGTCTGGACGGTGGCGATGTTCTGCCTGTGGCACGCGATCAATGTGGAGCGCACCATCACGGTCGCGCAGCCGGCCCAGGTCCCCGTCGCCTTCTGAGGCCCACCGTCACCTGGCGCCGTCCACCAACTCCCCCGGGCGGCGCCAGGGCCCAGCCCGCAGCGCCCATTGGTTGAGAAGAAGTCTTTGCATAGGTATCTTCTCAACTATGACGGACGAGAGAGAACCCCGGGTCCTCGACGTGGACGCGCTCAAGGCGCTCGCGCATACCCTGCGCCAGCAGATGCTGACCCGGCTGCAGCAGCGCGGACCGGCCACCTCCGCCGAGCTGGCCGCCGAGTTCGGGGCGGACCGCGGCGCGACCAGCTACCACCTGCGGCAGCTGGCCCGGTTCGGGTTCATCGAGGAGGACACCGAGCGGTCCGCGGGGCGCCGCCGCTACTGGCGCTCGGTGCCGGCCGACCTGCGGCTGCCCCAGCAGTCCGACGACCCGGAGACCGCGGCCGCCGCCGCCGAGGTGGGCCGGCAGTGGTTCGAGCGGGGCATCCGGGAGCAGCGCGACTTCCTCGACAACCGGGACCGGCTCGGCGAGTTCGGCGCCGCCGCGCTGCACTCGTACGGCGGGTTGCGGCTCACCGCCGACGAGCTGCTCCAGTTCGGCGAGGCGTATGTCGCGTTCCTGAAGAGCTGGCAGCGCCCGCCCGGCCAGGAGAGCCCGGGCAGCCGGCACGTCACCGTGCTCTTCCACGCCTTCCCGGGGGCGGCGTCATGAGCGGGCTGTGGCGCAACCGGGACTTCACCGCGCTGTGGACCGGCCAGGTGGTGGCCACCCTCGGCGCCACGATCACCGCCACCGCCATGCCGCTGCTGGTGCTGGCCACCACCGGCTCGGCCCGGGACGCGGGCCTGGTCGGCGCCGCCGGCACGCTGCCTTACCTGCTGGTCAACCTGCCGGCCGGGGCGCTGGTGGACCGGCTGCGGCGGCACCGGATCCTGCTGATCGGCCAGCTGGTCGCCGCCCTGACCATGGTCACGGTGCCGGTCGCGATCCGGTTCGGGTGGCTGAGCGTGGCCCAGTTGTGCGCGGTCATGTTCGTCCAGGGCGTCTGTTTCGTCTTCGTCAGCCTGGCCGAGCGTGCCGCGCTGCCCCGGGTGGTGCCGCCCGGGCAGCTGGCCACCGCGATCGCCCACAACGAGGCCCGGCAGCGCGGCGCGGGCCTGGCCGGGCGGCCGCTGGGCGGGGTGCTGTTCGCCGCCGGGCACGCCCTGCCGTTCCTGCTCGACGCGGTGTCCTACCTGGTCGCCGCGGTCGCGCTGCTGTTCGTGCGCCGCGACCTGGACAGCGGGACTCCGCCCGCCGAGCGGTCGCTGTGGCGCTCGGCCGCCGAGGGGCTGCGCTGGGTGTGGCGCCATCCGCTGGTCCGCGCCGCGATCCTGCTGGTCGCCGCGAGCAACCTGGTCTTCCAGGCGCTCGTCCTGGTGCTCGTGGTGCTCGCCCAGCGGCACGGCGCGAGCGCCTCCGAGATCGGCGTGATGCTCGGTGTCTACAGCGGTGGCGGGCTGCTCGGCGCGGTCGCCGCGGGCCGGCTGCACCGGCACTTCTCGCCCCGGATGGTGATCGTCGGGGTGAACTGGGTGTGGGTGGCGCTGCTGCCGCTCTTCCTGGTCGCCGGGCAGCCGTGGCTGCTGGGCCTGATCGGGGCGGCCACCTCGTTCGTCGGTCCGCTGTGGAACGTGGTGCTCGGCACCTACATGACCACGCTCGTGCCGAACGAGCTGCTCGGCCGGGTCGGCAGCGCCGGCATGACCCTGTCCTGGGGCGTGCTGCCGCTCGGGTCGCTGCTGGCCGGGTTCCTGCTCGACGGGATCGGGCCGGCCGGGGTGGTCGGGGTGCTGGCCGGCATCATGCTGGTCACCGCGGTCGCGGCGACGGTCAGCCCGGCGGTGCGGGCGGCGCCGCCGCTGGCCGGCTCCCCGGCGCCGGACCGCGTCCGGGGATGAGCGGCGGGCTCAGCCGGCCCGCCGACGAGCCCGGCGGGCCGCCAGCTCGTCCCCGGCGGCCGGCTCCGCCGGCGCCTCGTCGACCGGCTGCGGCGCGGCCGGC contains:
- the asnB gene encoding asparagine synthase (glutamine-hydrolyzing), which encodes MCGLSAYFSSRSDAGPLDEAGAAAFAAALETMRHRGPDDTRVVHGNGYALGFNRLAIIDREQSVQPLHYADRWSVVFNGEIYNYQELRAELIREHGATFATQGDSEVLAAAFHYWGEAALPRLRGMFAFVAYDHRTGTVHAARDAFGIKPLYLLETADGLWLASERKALDPFAAPAGAALHTDAIGHYLTFQYVPDPITLHRHIRRLPPGHRLVWTPGGGVREHRWFRPSLRPLRLQPEVAHQAIQDALRASVRKHLRADVPVGTFLSSGVDSSAVAALAAEAQPGIHAFTAGFAADGYSEIDVAQDTARQLGIPLTPTVVTDEQVLAELPRIVQLLDDPVADPSLIPLYFLARTASRYVTVVLSGEGADELFGGYTIYREPLSLSTVDKLPPSVKRGLHHLAHVLPEGVRGRSFLERGTTPIEQRYYGNARIFDPDEKARLMRFTAEPHTAITAQLYAETADVDEVASMQYVDLHTWLPGDILVKADRMSMAHSLELRVPFLDQQVYAAAAGLATELKLPHGSRSTKAALREAMRGIVPESVRDRTKLGFPTPTRLWLRGQIGDWVDHLLATSQTGHLLDLDYARGLLAEHRAGTADRSRKVWTVAMFCLWHAINVERTITVAQPAQVPVAF
- a CDS encoding ArsR/SmtB family transcription factor, which gives rise to MTDEREPRVLDVDALKALAHTLRQQMLTRLQQRGPATSAELAAEFGADRGATSYHLRQLARFGFIEEDTERSAGRRRYWRSVPADLRLPQQSDDPETAAAAAEVGRQWFERGIREQRDFLDNRDRLGEFGAAALHSYGGLRLTADELLQFGEAYVAFLKSWQRPPGQESPGSRHVTVLFHAFPGAAS
- a CDS encoding MFS transporter encodes the protein MSGLWRNRDFTALWTGQVVATLGATITATAMPLLVLATTGSARDAGLVGAAGTLPYLLVNLPAGALVDRLRRHRILLIGQLVAALTMVTVPVAIRFGWLSVAQLCAVMFVQGVCFVFVSLAERAALPRVVPPGQLATAIAHNEARQRGAGLAGRPLGGVLFAAGHALPFLLDAVSYLVAAVALLFVRRDLDSGTPPAERSLWRSAAEGLRWVWRHPLVRAAILLVAASNLVFQALVLVLVVLAQRHGASASEIGVMLGVYSGGGLLGAVAAGRLHRHFSPRMVIVGVNWVWVALLPLFLVAGQPWLLGLIGAATSFVGPLWNVVLGTYMTTLVPNELLGRVGSAGMTLSWGVLPLGSLLAGFLLDGIGPAGVVGVLAGIMLVTAVAATVSPAVRAAPPLAGSPAPDRVRG
- a CDS encoding tetratricopeptide repeat protein; this translates as MQIDLGDAGSAVGTARTSADGGRVVSVEVAGRRAAGCLIAGRLVLTSAGATPEAGSEVIVCLAASGRIFTGVVAWRGTPGGPDDAALVRIGDPAWADLPGPDPVLGRLVTNRPELPALAFGIQKSEWAVRVTPWPVAGLVREDRFIAAEPMAGARADRLVTGDAEPARAERLVTGDAEPARAERLVTGDAEPARAERLVTSDAESVRAERLVTGDEESVRGERLVGGAAGDVAELAGAPVFCGGLLVGVTGDGLAVTSVSALCRDRGFQEAAGPAVPRLSPVELAAAQLTEPDDPRSPASLLRAGARVVGFRGRHRLMDELGAWCSGAGFAALLLHGPVGQGKSRVAHELAGRLTAGGWATLWLDEAAPDEAVAAVADVVVPLLIVVDGAESRPEQLRALLAACARHDGARPLRVLLLARTAGDWWQLARSDRLLEGTAVVALPVLHDEPDGRAEAYRQAVHDLAAVLPRVPGHAAHHWPALAEKLSAAPYDAGGRALTVQMRALADLLDAAGFGAALTRHKPVEDRLLTHEQRYWSFTAAWHGLDLPEPVAQDVLAVAALVRPDSVEQADRLLAGVAGLPADRRAPVRAWLADLFPAGAGRPWGGLRPDRLAERFAGQRLAASPGLVTPLLPVLTDSQRRRVLTGWARAARHTDLTDRLTVPLTSLCLRHADLLAAATAEAATSVAAPGPLVTALRRIAADPASDVDRLVAIADRLPRLGDLAPLAVEITQRLTDLHRRAGRTAELAAALHNLSVRLGDLDRHPAALAAIEEAVVLHRRLAAEQPETYEAALARSLSSLAVRLGVLEQPEPALVAVAEATELYGRLTERDAGAYRADLAGALLNLSLAFGAVEQYPQALAAAEQAVALHRQLVEERPEAYLADLAAALSVLGISLGILDRNEPSRAVAEEAVALRRRLAEQRPEAFLPGLASALTDLAVRRIVLGEKDDALEAVEEALTIRYQLAEERPESVDAEGLEWSLHVHRVISGQEGE